The following are from one region of the Mustela lutreola isolate mMusLut2 chromosome 7, mMusLut2.pri, whole genome shotgun sequence genome:
- the YY1 gene encoding transcriptional repressor protein YY1 produces MASGDTLYIATDGSEMPAEIVELHEIEVETIPVETIETTVVGEEEEDDDDDEDGGGGDHGGGGGHGHAGHHHHHHHHHPPMIALQPLVTDDPTQVHHHQEVILVQTREEVVGGDDSDGLRAEDGFEDQILIPVPAPAGGDDDYIEQTLVTVAAAGKSGGGGSSSSGGGRVKKGGGKKSGKKGYLGGGAGAAGGADAGNKKWEQKQVQIKTLEGEFSVTMWSSDEKKDIDHETVVEEQIIGENSPPDYSEYMTGKKLPPGGIPGIDLSDPKQLAEFARMKPRKIKEDDAPRTIACPHKGCTKMFRDNSAMRKHLHTHGPRVHVCAECGKAFVESSKLKRHQLVHTGEKPFQCTFEGCGKRFSLDFNLRTHVRIHTGDRPYVCPFDGCNKKFAQSTNLKSHILTHAKAKNNQ; encoded by the exons ATGGCCTCGGGCGACACCCTCTACATCGCCACGGACGGCTCGGAGATGCCGGCCGAGATCGTGGAGCTGCACGAGATCGAGGTGGAGACCATCCCGGTGGAGACCATCGAGACCACGGTGGtgggcgaggaggaggaggacgacgacgacgacgaggacggcggcggcggcgaccaCGGCGGCGGGGGCGGCCACGGGCACGcgggccaccaccaccaccaccaccaccaccacccgccCATGATCGCGCTGCAGCCGCTCGTCACCGACGACCCGACCCAGGTGCACCACCACCAGGAGGTGATCCTGGTGCAGACGCGCGAGGAGGTGGTGGGCGGCGACGACTCGGACGGGCTGCGCGCCGAGGACGGCTTCGAGGACCAGATCCTCATCCCGGTGCCCGCGCCGGCCGGCGGCGACGACGACTACATCGAGCAGACGCTGGTCACCGTGGCGGCGGCCGGCaagagcggcggcggcggctcgtCGTCGTCGGGCGGCGGCCGCGTCAAGAAGGGCGGCGGCAAGAAGAGCGGCAAGAAGGGCTACCtcggcggcggggccggggcggcgggcggcgcggaCGCGGGCAACAAGAAGTGGGAGCAGAAGCAGGTGCAGATCAAGACCCTGGAGGGCGAGTTCTCGGTCACCATGTGGTCCTCAG atgaaaaaaaagatattgaccATGAGACAGTGGTTGAAGAGCAGATCATTGGAGAGAACTCCCCTCCTGATTATTCAGAGTATATGACAGGGAAGAAGCTTCCTCCTGGAGGGATACCTGGCATTGACCTCTCAGACCCCAAACAACTGGCAGAATTCGCTAG aatgaagccaagaaaaattaaagaagatgatGCTCCAAGAACAATAGCTTGCCCTCATAAA GGCTGCACGAAGATGTTCAGGGACAACTCTGCCATGCGGAAGCACCTGCACACCCACGGCCCCCGAGTCCACGTCTGTGCAGAGTGTGGCAAAGCTTTTGTTGAGAGCTCGAAACTAAAACGACACCAACTggttcatactggagagaagcccTTTCAG TGCACATTCGAAGGCTGCGGGAAACGCTTTTCACTGGACTTCAATTTGCGCACGCACGTGCGAATCCATACCGGAGACAGGCCCTATGTGTGCCCCTTCGACGGCTGTAATAAGAAGTTTGCTCAGTCAACTAACCTGAAATCTCACATCTTAACACACGCTAAGGCCAAAAACAACCAGTGA